From Solibacillus isronensis, a single genomic window includes:
- the tatA gene encoding twin-arginine translocase TatA/TatE family subunit → MIVHLNAITPVSLIIIGLIALLIFGPKKLPSLGRAMGTTLREFRSATKGLTDDDEDFDTKKKVIEHKENEKNEVK, encoded by the coding sequence GTGATAGTACATCTAAACGCGATTACACCTGTGAGCCTGATTATCATTGGACTGATTGCTTTGTTAATATTCGGACCCAAAAAATTGCCATCATTAGGTCGTGCGATGGGGACAACTTTACGTGAATTCCGTAGCGCTACTAAAGGCTTGACGGATGACGATGAAGATTTCGATACAAAGAAAAAAGTGATTGAACATAAAGAGAACGAAAAAAACGAAGTAAAGTAA